One window of the Falco biarmicus isolate bFalBia1 chromosome 2, bFalBia1.pri, whole genome shotgun sequence genome contains the following:
- the IFNAR1 gene encoding interferon alpha/beta receptor 1 yields MGQRLVLPPAPPPRRPRAAAAPRACAAARGFRQRCGAGGTAGRMGGGAAAGGGRGAPTALLSCLLAVLPLRCGGQANLKSPQDIQVYIVNTNFTLSWNYTGNDTGVTFSAEYRWFEDFDGNGTEWKELPGCQNVTHMECDCSSAITKYYETHHVRVRAERREEVSPWSSTFEMIPYFIAQIGPPGVELQSTNGVIKIKVSPPEANRVRKMWIAHLSFKYNLVIWENSSNAEFRSQTIFPNHVIDDLAPDTTYCLKVQATLPLDSKEGLFSPVHCVKTTRKVTDLFCATNVRVLALNMKFHLHWNNTYKQHVTYNVQYLIGYLKKLDDDYSMKWLNVPGCENITNTQCNFSSIIATTFGFYYLRVQAMSEYNKSCLSNEVKVDPLITNEIGPPGVEVDISDVLLHIQISPPGGPECEVMRDRYELSYRILYWKNSSDNEEEIKMKEIKQTIGTVSDLTPLTWYCVKVQAFSKVYNKSSPYSKEECIKTPGDKVLPLIILATFVAALIVVLFVATPLVFALYQVYNKIKYVLFPSCQPPLNIEGFGRQQLNCPYLSTAEEPIENCSIIETIITEEVNQADFTEYKHSKQSSRDSGNYSNDDDTSGSKASEEMLEKEIA; encoded by the exons ATGGGCCAGCGCCTCGTgctcccgccggccccgcccccccgccggccgcgcGCCGCGGCAGCGCCCCGCGCATGCGCAGCCGCCCGGGGCTTCCGGCAGCGCTGCGGGGCCGGCGGTACCGCGGGGCGGATGGGtggcggagcggcggcgggcggcgggcgcggggcccCGACGGCTctgctgtcctgcctgctgGCCGTGCTGCCCCTGCGCTGCGGAG GCCAAGCTAATCTGAAGAGTCCACAGGATATTCAGGTCTACATTGTAAATACAAATTTCACTCTAAGTTGGAACTACACTGGGAATGATACCGGTGTGACATTTTCAGCAGAATACCGGTG GTTTGAAGATTTTGATGGGAATGGAACAGAATGGAAGGAGTTGCCTGGGTGCCAAAATGTTACTCACATGGAATGTGACTGTTCCTCAGCAATAACCAAATACTATGAGACGCATCACGTGCGTGTAAGAgctgaaagaagggaagaagtgTCTCCATGGTCTAGCACTTTTGAAATGATTCCATATTTTATAG CTCAGATTGGTCCCCCAGGAGTAGAGTTGCAGTCCACAAATGGGGTCATAAAAATTAAGGTTTCTCCTCCAGAAGCAAATCGGGTCCGAAAAATGTGGATAGCTCATCTAAGTTTTAAATACAATCTAGTTATCTGGGAAAATTCGTCAAATGCAGAG TTCAGAAGTCAAACAATTTTTCCTAATCACGTAATTGATGATCTTGCACCAGACACTACCTACTGTTTGAAAGTTCAAGCAACTCTTCCTTTGGACTCAAAAGAAGGCTTATTCAGTCCTGTTCATTGTGTAAAAACTACTCGTAAAG TGACTGACCTATTCTGTGCAACAAATGTGAGAGTTCTTGCTTTGAATATGAAATTTCATCTGCATTGGAATAACACATATAAACAACATGTGACCTACAATGTACAGTATCTCAT TGGGTATCTAAAGAAACTTGATGATGATTACTCAATGAAATGGCTCAATGTACCTGGATGTGAAAACATCACCAATACACAATGCAATTTCTCCTCTATCATTGCTACTacttttggattttattatcTCCGTGTGCAGGCCATGAGTGAATATAATAAATCATGTTTGTCTAATGAAGTGAAAGTAGATCCTCTGATAACAA ATGAGATTGGCCCTCCTGGTGTAGAGGTGGACATCAGTGATGTTTTGCTCCATATCCAGATTTCTCCTCCAGGAGGACCTGAGTGTGAAGTCATGAGGGACCGTTATGAGTTGTCTTACCGGATTCTGTATTGGAAGAATTCATCAGATAATGAG gagGAAATCAAAATGAAAGAGATAAAACAGACAATAGGGACAGTCTCTGATCTAACACCCTTGACTTGGTACTGCGTAAAAGTACAAGCATTCTCAAAAGTCTACAACAAAAGCAGTCCTTACAGCAAAGAGGAATGCATCAAAACACCTGGAG atAAAGTTTTACCTCTGATCATTTTGGCAACATTTGTAGCTGCCCTGATTGTTGTCTTGTTTGTGGCTACACCACTTGTTTTTGCCCTGTATCAAGtctacaataaaataaaatatgtgttGTTTCCATCATGCCAGCCTCCTTTGAACATAGAG GGTTTTGGCAGGCAGCAATTGAACTGTCCTTATCTGTCAACTGCAGAAGAACCAATAGAAAATTGTTCTATAATTGAGACTATCATCACAGAAGAAGTAAATCAAGCTGATTTTACAGAATACAAGCATTCTAAACAGAGCAGTCGAGATTCAGGGAATTATTCTAACGATGATGATACTTCAGGGAGCAAAGCATCAGAAGAAATGCTAGAAAAGGAAATAGCATAA